Genomic segment of Coffea arabica cultivar ET-39 chromosome 1e, Coffea Arabica ET-39 HiFi, whole genome shotgun sequence:
ATGCGCTAAATATCTGTGCTTATTCGACACATTTTCGAATTATGGAGATACTTCAACTATTCCTGTCTCATGAAATTTGTTTGTATGTACAAATTCGTTTGTAGCCGAATATGTTTCCACTTTAGTACTTGTCCAGAGACTTGTATGAGTTGGGGAAAAAATCTGCGTTGTTATGCTGGCAGTTATGCTCCACATGGCAGTTCTTATATTCTGGTTATTTGTTGTACTTGTAGAGTTAACAAATCAGCGTGCATTAACCCAGAACAAGTTTAAACGTTTCATTTGACAGTTGGCTTCCAAAATTTTTCCCTACGTTTTAACTAAGGCCATGACGGAGACTGATAGAGATGCCCCTCAACTCACAGCAGCAATGTAATAGTCAGTGTAAGGCATACTTAAGTTTTTCCTGGCCCTGAATACACTACTGCATTATGTGATTATGTGACTCACGTCAGTTTTCTGCATGTTTTCTGTCTTTAGCTCCTCCCATCAGCTGCACCTCCAATTGCACAGTCCAATCATCCACTGACTCCAACGATATTGAAGAGTGCATCAGTAACTTTGAAGCAAGCCGTATGGTATACATTTGCCTCACCTCAAAATATTTACTATCATGTATATTTGCATGCCTACTAACTTGCACTTGCAATTTTACAATAGGCGATGGGAGGTAAGTTCGAGTGGACTCCTGAAATGGATGAGCACTTCATTGATGCGTACATCGCCTTCAAGCTGTCAAAAAAATGGGACAAGCGTAAATCACTTGAATGGAATTATGGTCAGATAGCCGAGCATTTGCGTGAAAACCATGGAGATGAAGTCAGTGCTGCGCAATGCCAATCTAGATTCTACCggttcaagaagaaatggcaaCTTTTTTGCCAGCTTCGGGGGCTCAGCAACAAGGCTGCAACTGGCATCGGATGGGAAGAGGACACCCAGCATTTCACTGCTGACAAGGACCATTGGGCCGATCTCATTTCGGTTAGTTTTTTCATTTATTGTGAGTCGAATCTGACCAGTTTGCTTATGCATATATAGAAGCTAGAAACGTGACAAATCACTATCCCTTGTGTATTTTAACCAACAGTCCAACAGCGAGTATGAGGATTTTTCTAAGCCCTTTAGTTGCGGCTTATACGAGCGATTCACTCCTATCATGATTGGGGAAACGGCTACAGGGACACGAGCACAGTCTGCTAGCCAGCCAGAAATTTCCCTTGAGCAACTCGGAAACGAGCAAACCACCTCTAGAAGGAGTCGGAAAGGCAAGGCCAAAGCCTCAGTGTCGTCGCAACCGCCTTCGGCCACCTCCCCTTGGGAAGGGGAGGACGTGTACTACGTGTCCCCTATTCCGGGAGGCACTAGTGGGAAGCGACCAGCAAGCAGTTTGGGTAACTCCGGCGAGCGAGAGGGTTCCAGAGGCACAAAATCTACCCGATCATCTGCGGACAGACTTGAAGACGCCTTAAGCAAGATCGGCAACTTCACAGACGTGGCGAGAACTGATCGAAAGGATCGTATAGACAGAGATGAGACGTACAAAGTCGAAAATTGTCAAGACATCGTCTC
This window contains:
- the LOC140008428 gene encoding uncharacterized protein, which produces MPLNSQQQCNSQSPPISCTSNCTVQSSTDSNDIEECISNFEASRMAMGGKFEWTPEMDEHFIDAYIAFKLSKKWDKRKSLEWNYGQIAEHLRENHGDEVSAAQCQSRFYRFKKKWQLFCQLRGLSNKAATGIGWEEDTQHFTADKDHWADLISSNSEYEDFSKPFSCGLYERFTPIMIGETATGTRAQSASQPEISLEQLGNEQTTSRRSRKGKAKASVSSQPPSATSPWEGEDVYYVSPIPGGTSGKRPASSLGNSGEREGSRGTKSTRSSADRLEDALSKIGNFTDVARTDRKDRIDRDETYKVENCQDIVSAMDIPVDWKVEIDSYLAEDENLGQRIIFMRYDAAGRYAYVARHMRKKGEA